From Anopheles darlingi chromosome 2, idAnoDarlMG_H_01, whole genome shotgun sequence, the proteins below share one genomic window:
- the LOC125949752 gene encoding fork head domain-containing protein FD4-like: protein MPRPSRDTYGDQKPPYSYISLTAMAIWSSPDKMLPLSDIYKFITDRFPYYRKNTQRWQNSLRHNLSFNDCFIKVPRRPDRPGKGAYWALHPQAFDMFENGSLLRRRKRFKLHKTDKDILNEELAALANINRIFLAQNSADAYCPTVAPAPATTLLPEPPGVVLHHPTSMLPSPPLEPLSPLPVPGPISPVTAITADTGTPLKRRTPLRPKRSFTIESLITPEQEDEDEEDEVIEVHERDDSRSPNSATHLHHHHHHPALQHLHHGPSSQQQLPPASSLPGANIPPFLQYTHPALAGYELPIHPLLMMGPLGAIPPHYFHHSSYHSLAAAHHHHHHHQQQQQQQLHHHHHHQMLHGISREHQHQGAIGGSAGSGSGSRSPTGSTTGPDSPRSGGGPTDLSRPLGPALRSV, encoded by the exons ATGCCGAGACCCTCGCGTGACACGTACGGTGATCAGAAACCGCCGTACTCGTACATTTCCTTGACCGCAATGGCGATCTGGTCCTCGCCCGATAAGATGCTGCCCCTGAGTGACATCTACAAGTTCATCACCGATCGGTTTCCGTACTACCGCAAGAACACACAGCGCTGGCAGAACTCACTGCGCCACAACCTAAGCTTCAACGATTGCTTCATCAAGGTACCGCGACGTCCGGATCGACCGGGCAAGGGAGCTTACTGGGCGCTGCATCCGCAGGCCTTCGATATGTTCGAGAACGGGAGTCTGTTACGGCGTCGCAAGCGCTTCAAACTGCACAAAACGGATAAAGACATCCTCAACGAAGAGCTGGCAGCGTTGGCCAACATCAACCGGATCTTTCTCGCTCAAAACTCGGCCGACGCTTACTGTCCCACGGTGGCACCGGCGCCGGCAACGACCCTGCTGCCCGAACCGCCCGGCGTCGTTTTGCATCATCCGACGAGTATGTTGCCCTCACCACCCCTGGAACCCCTTTCGCCACTACCGGTGCCGGGACCGATATCACCGGTCACTGCCATTACCGCCGACACGGGAACGCCACTGAAACGGAGGACTCCGTTGCGTCCGAAGCGATCGTTTACCATCGAGAGTCTTATCACGCCCgagcaggaggacgaggacgaggaagatgaggtGATCGAGGTGCACGAACGGGACGATAGTCGATCGCCCAACAGCGCGA cgcatcttcatcatcatcatcatcatccggcgcTGCAGCATCTGCATCATGGACCatccagccaacagcagctccCGCCTGCTAGTAGCCTCCCAGGCGCCAACATACCTCCATTCCTTCAGTACACACATCCTGCGCTGGCTGGTTACGAGTTGCCCATCCATCCACTGCTCATGATGGGCCCATTGGGAGCGATCCCTCCCCATTATTTTCACCACAGTTCCTACCACAGTCTAGCGGcggctcatcatcaccatcatcatcatcagcagcagcagcagcagcagctgcatcatcatcaccatcatcagatgCTTCATGGTATTAGCAGggagcatcagcaccagggAGCTATCGGCGGAAGTGCCGGTTCTGGTTCCGGAAGTCGATCACCAACGGGATCGACCACCGGTCCGGACAGTCCCCGATCAGGCGGTGGTCCCACCGATCTCAGTCGACCTCTCGGGCCGGCCCTTCGTAGCGTTTGA